GCGATCCCTTCCCACCGCGAGAGGCGCGCGGGCGTCACCTGATCGTCGAGCATCACCGCCGCGTCCGGCATATAGTCGAACACCGTCTCCAGCCGATCATGGAAGAAGGGGAGCCAATGCTCCATCCCCTGATGCTTGCGCCCGGCACTGACCGCCTCATAGAGCGGGTCGTTCGCGCCGCCCGCCCCGAACTCCACCCGGTAGTTCTGGCGGAAGCGGGTGATCGCGCCTTCGTCCAGCATCACCTCCGACACGGGCGCCAGATCGAGCGTCTGAAGCTTTTGCGTCGAACGCTGGCTCTCGGCGTCGAACTGGCGCAGGCCGTCCAATGTGTCGCCGAAGAGATCAAGGCGGACCGGATCGCTTTCGGGCGGATAGATGTCGATGATGCCGCCGCGGATCGCGAAATCGCCGGGCTCGGCCACCGTGGTGACGGGGGAATAACCCATGCGGCCAAGGTAATCGCGCAGACGCTTTTCATCGATGCGGTCGCCGACCTGCGCCGAGAAGCTGGCCCCGGCCACCGTCGCCCGCGACGGCACCTTCTGCGTTGCGGCGTTCAGCGTCGTCAGCAGCACGAAGGCCCCCGGACGCCCCTGCGCCAGCGCCGCAAGCGTGGCCATGCGCCGCGCCGCGATCAGCGGGTTCGGGGAGATGCGGTCATAGGGCAAACAATCCCATGCCGGGAATTCCAACACCGGCACATCGGGGGCCATCACCGACAGCGCGGTGCGCATCGCCTCCAGCCGCTTGTCGTCGCGGGCGACATGGATGACCGGCGCGCCCTTGGCCAATTCCTTCGCCAGAAGCCGGGCGTCGAAACCTTCGGGCGCACCCCCCAGAATGATACGGTCGGCCATGCGTTCCCCTATGGCATCAACAGGCTGAGATTGCGCCACGCACCCCAGATGAAAGTCAGAAAAATCGTGCCGCCTGCAATGGCTTGCATGGCTATCTTATGCCAGATCAGCAGGCCGGCAAGGGCCTCGGCCCCCGGTGCGTCGCGCATCAGGCGGCGGGCCAGCCGTTCGCGCAGCGCCTCTATCAGGATCCATGGCAGAAGGAAGGGCAGCAGCGCCTGCGCCGCCTCCAGCCCGGACAGCGCCAGCGTCAGGAGGGCCGAGGCCGCGAACGCAAGCAGCGTCACCGCGATCATGCGCCGCGGCGCGGACACGGCCATGCGGCGGCGCACCTCGAAGCGGGCGAACCAGAGCGCCTCTTCGGCGGCGCGGGGATCGGACTGGGCGCGGATCGCCAGTTCCCCCGGCACGCCTAGCACGCGCCGCGTCACCACCGACCAGAAGAACCACAGCGCGATCCAGTACCACAGCACGGAGAACGACCGTAGGCTGATCAGCGAAAGAAAGAGGTCATACCATTGCACGCTGCCGCGGTCTCCGTCCGTTTCGCCTCTACCTACCCTTGAGACAGGGGCATTTCCATGGCAGGACGCAATAAATCCGCATCCGACCGCATTCCGCAGGCCGGCATACCCAGAAGAGGACCGCCATGCGCCCGACTCAGGCCAGCTATCCCGCCACGCGTTTCCGCCGCAACCGTCGTACCGATGCGCTGCGGCGTCTGACACAGGAAAATGTTCTGACCGTGAACGACCTGATCTGGCCGGTCTTCGTTCAGGATGGCACCGACACCGAGACGGAGATCGCCTCCATGCCCGGCGTGGTGCGTCGGTCCATCGACCGGCTGACCCGCGCTGTCGCCGAAGCGGCGGAGATGGGGATCCCCGCGATCTGCCTCTTTCCCTACACCAACCCCGCCCTGCGCAGCGAAACCTGCGAAGAGGCGTGGAACCCCGACAACCTGATCAACCGGGCCATCCGCGCCATCAAGGCCGAGGTGCCGGAGATCGCGGTGATGACGGATGTCGCGCTCGATCCCTACAGCTCGCACGGGCAGGACGGGTTGATGAAGGACGGCGTGGTCCTGAACGACGAATCCGTCGAGGCCTTGGTGCGCATGACGCTGGCGCAGGCCGATGCAGGGGCCGACATCATCGGCCCGTCGGACATGATGGACGGGCGCATCGGCATGATGCGCAGCGCGCTGGAAAAGGCCGATCACAAGACGGTCGCGATCATGTCCTATTCGGCGAAATACGCCTCGTCCTATTACGGCCCGTTCCGCGACGCGGTGGGCGCGGATGCGACGCTGAAGGGCGACAAGAAGACCTATCAGATGAACCCCGCCAACAGCGACGAGGCGCTGCGCCTCGTGCACCGCGACCTGACCGAAGGCGCGGACAGCGTGATGGTGAAACCGGGGATGCCCTATCTCGACATCTGCCGCCGCGTGAAGGAGGAGTTCGGGGTGCCGACCTACGCCTATCAGGTGTCGGGCGAATACGCGATGCACGAGGCCGCGGCCCGCAACGGCTGGCTCAATGGCGAGGCGGTGATGCTGGAGAGCCTTCTGGCCTTCAAACGCGCGGGATGCGACGGCATCCTGACCTACTACGCCCCCCGCGTCGCGCGCCTGCTGTCCCGCGGACTCTGATCGGCGTGACAGATGCCGGGCGATGCGCTAGGCTTCGCCCGGGACAGATGAACGAGGGAACGACATGCTGAACCGGCGCAATTTCCTGGCCGCCTCCGGGGTCACGCTGGCGCTTGGCGCCTGCGCCAATGGCGTGAACAGCAGTGGCGGCGCGATGATCGACGCGCGCGTGGATGTGGCGCGGGACTATCTGTTCCAGCAATATCCCGGCACGCGAGATCTGGCGGATCGGTCGGCGGGCGTGCTGTTCATGCCGCTCATCACCGAGGCCGGGCTTGGCATCGGCGGCGCCTATGGGCGCGGCGCGCTGCGGATCAACGGCGCGACGGTGGATTACTATTCGGCCGCCAAGGCCACCGTGGGCTTCCAGATCGGGGCGCAGCAATACGCCCATGCGCTGTTCTTCATGACCCCGGCCTCGCTGGCGGAATTCCGCAGTTCTTCGGGGTGGGTCGCGGGGGCCGATCTGCGCTATGCCGTGCCCGAACAGGGCGGCAGCATCGGCAAGGACACGACCGAGATCAATCCCGTCATCGCGCTGGTCTATGGCCAGTCGGGCCTAATCGCCGGGGCCACGGTCGCGGGCACGAAATACACGCGCATCATTCCGTAAGTCGTGACCTGACGGTTCTGGACCTGCGGGGGGCGATGGGGTAGCACCCGATCATCCCGCAGGGCCGAGGCATTCGATGATCCGCATATTTCGCTGGCTTCTCCGCATCTTCGGCGCACTCGTGTGTCTTGGGCTGATCGGTCTGGGGATCGGCTATTGGTTCCTTGCCCGCTCCCTTCCCGATTATTCCGAGGATTTCACGATCAGCGGTCTGTCGGCCCCGGTGGAGATCGTCCGCAACTCCAACGACGTGCCGCATATCTTCGGCAGTTCCGACGCGGACGTATTCCGCGCCTTGGGTTTCGCCCATGCGCAGGATCGGCTGTGGCAGATGACGGTGCTGCGCCGCACCGCCCAAGGCCGCCTGTCGGAGATTTTCGGCGAACGGACGCTGGCGACCGATGCGATGATGCGGCGGCTCGATCTGTATGGCATCGCCCAGCGGTCGGTTCAGGCGCAGGACGAACAGACGCAGGCGGCGCTGCGCGCCTATGCCGACGGGGTGAACGACTGGATCCGGCAGATCAACCTTGGCGCGCGCGGACGCGGCGCGCCGGAATTCTTCCTCTTCTCGAACGAGATCGCGGCATGGCAGCCCGCGGACAGCATCGCCATCCTGAAGCTGCTGGCCCTTCAGATGACCTCCAAGGCGCAGGACGAAGTGCTGCGCGCGCGCATGTCGCTGATCCTGTCGCCCGAACAGTTGCGCGACATCCTGCCCGATGATCCGCAGGCCCCGGTGATGGCGCTGCCGAAATATTCCGAACTCGCGCCCGGTGTCGTCCCCCAATACACGCCCATCCGCATGGCCGAGGATCCGCTGTCGCCCTTCCATGCGGCGCCCTTTGCCGGTGCGTCGAACGCATGGGCGGCGGCGCCCTCGCGCTCGGCGGCGGGTGGATCGCTCTTGGCGAACGATCCGCATCTTCCCTTCTCGGCCCCGACGATCTGGTATCTGGCGCGGCTGACGCTTTCGACCGGCAGCGTGATCGGTGCGACGATCCCGGGGATGCCGCTGATCCTCTCGGGACGCTCGGACGGGTTGGGCTGGGGCCTGACGACCGCCTATGTGGACGATCAGGACCTGCATATCGAAGAGTTGAGCGCCGATCATCCCGGCGAATACCGCACCCCCGACGGCTGGGCCCCCTTCCGCACCGAACGTTCGATCATTCAGGTGAAGGACGCGGCCCCCGTCACGATCACCCTGCGCTGGACGGATAACGGCCCGGTCCTGCCGCCGTCGCAGTTCGATGCGGGCACCGTCACGCCCCCTGGTCATGTGATGTCGCTGTCTTGGACCGGCCTGCAGGAGAACGACACCTCCATGACGGCCGCGATGGGCCTGATGCGCGCGCATGACAAGACCGAGGCGATGGAGGCTGGCCGCCTCTATGTCGCGCCGGCGCAGAACCTGATGCTGGCCGATCAGGATGGGATCGCCCTGCAAACGGTCGGCGCGATCCCGGCGCGCGATGCCCGGATGCCGGCGCAAGGGCGGCTTCCCTCGCCCGGCTGGCAGCCCGAGAACCGCTGGCAGGGCATTCAGCCCTATGAGAACAATCCCCGTCAGGTCGATCCCCCGTCGGGCATGCTGGGCAACACCAACAACAAAACGGTGGATCGGCCCTTCCCCGATCATGTCAGCTTCGACTGGGGCGATACCGAACGCATCCAGCGCTGGCTGTCGCTGATGGATGCGCGCGAGGTGCATACCCGCGAAAGCTTCATCGAGGCGCAGCAGGACACGGTCAGCACCACCATGCGCACCATCCTGCCGCTGATCGGCGCCGATATGTGGTTCACCGGCGAGGCCGCGCCCGAAGGCACGCCCGAGCGCATGCGCCAGCGTGCGCTGGAACTGCTCGCTGCATGGAATGGCGACATGAACGAGCATATGCCCGAGCCTCTGATCGCGCAGGCGTGGCTTTCGGCGCTACAGGACCGGCTGATCCGGGATGAGTTGGGGCCGATGGCCGATCAGTTCGCCCATATCGAACCCGTCTTCCTCGAGCGGGTCTTCAGCGACACGGACGGCGCCGCCGCATGGTGCGATGTCGTACAGTCCGCCGAAAAGGAGACCTGCACCGACATGGCGCGCGAGTCGCTGGACGATGCGCTGCTGTGGCTGTCCGAGCATTACGGCCGCAACATCGAAAGCTGGCGCTGGGGCGATGCCCATCAGGCCACGCATGACGATCCGGTTCTGGGGAACCTGCCGGTGCTGCGGTATCTGGTGAACATCCGCCAATCCACCTCGGGCGGGGATGACACGCTGAACCGCGGATTGACCAAGGCGCGCGGCCCGGACCCGTTCCTGAACGTCCACGGGGCCGGCTATCGCGGCGTCTACGATTTCGCCGATCCCGACAGCTCGGTCTTCGTCACGGCGACGGGCCAATCGGGGCACCCGCTGTCGCGTTTCTACGACGATCTGGGGGGCCTGTGGCGGCGAGGCGAATATGTGCCCATGTCGCTCGATCCCGAATTGGCGCGGGCGGCGGCGGTCGGCATCACGCACCTGACGCCGCCCTAAGCGTCAGGTGAGGACCGGGATCCGCCGCAGCGTGTCCAGAAGCGCCGGAGGCAGGTCCGGCATTCCACTGTCGAAATCGCCCCGGCCCAGAAGGCTGAGATGCCGCGACAGGAGCTTGCGCTCCGGCGAGGTGATCTCGTCATAGAAGGCCCGCGCATCCTCCCGCTCCATCAACGCGGCGATCTTGGTGCGGTGATGCGTGACGGCCGCATCATGCGCCGCGCGGACGCCCGGAAGCGCGTCGAGCGTCTGACGCGCCGCGGCGGCCTTGTCGTCCATGCGCCGGATGGAGCGGCATTCCTCCATGTTGAAGTTCATGCGCGTCCAGTAGGACAGCCCTTGGTCGCGATTGACATGGTTCACGCGCCCGCGATCCCGCTTCACGAGGAAGCTCTGCGACGACCGTACCGCATAATGGTTCAGCGTCACGAGCTTGTAGCCGTGATCGCGAATGCCGAACCGCCAGCCGGTTTCGAAGAATTCCGGCGGAACCAGGTTCCCGGACCCGTTCACCCAACGCAGAGGAGTGCCTTCGGCAGGGCCGAACGGACGGTGGATGCCCAGCTTGCCGAACACGCCCCCGCCCGCGGTCAGGCCGCGAAACAGCGTCTTCACCGCCCAAGCTTGCAGCGGTGAGGGGCAATAGATCGGGGCGCATTTGCTGAACTGATGCGTGATGGGCCGATCCTCATAGGCATCGACATCATCGTTGCCAAAGAGGCGCCACTGCATCGAGATGGCATCCGCCCCGTCCGTCGCGTCGAACAGCGCGTCCAAGCTGCCATCGCCGACATGGATATCGACATATTCATCGACATCCGCCACCAGCACCCATTCCGCCTTTTGCACCAGCGGCAGACGGTTCGCGTATTTCAGCGCCCCCTTTTGCGGATTGGGGCTGCCCTTCATCCGCTCATAGGGATTGTCGAGCCGCGTCACGACACCTGCGGCGGCCAAGGCATCCAGCACCTCCACCGTGCCGTCATCGCAGTCATTGGTGAATACGAGGGCATGGTCGAAGCCGATTGCGACATGATGGGCCAGCCAATCGAGGATGAACGGCCCTTCGTTCTTCATGCAGGTGATAAGAAGGCGACGTGCTTCGGCCATGGGATCACACAGCCTCCTGCAAGGTGGCTAGCAGCCGCCGACGTGTCCGCCTGATATTGCCGGCATTGCGTTTCTTCAGCGTATAATCGCAAACCTTGACGGCGAGGGTCAGGTGCCCGCGCTGCTCGGCCTCCATGAGGATGTCGTGCTGGAACCGGTCGAGATCCCTCCGCGCCCGCAGCATCTTGTAGAACCGCGCATCCGTCAGATCGCCGTCGAGTATGGACGTGACGAGCGTCTTCATGATGCCCATGTTCACGAAAGCATTCGGCAACTGATGCCCGAAGAAGGGCATGCGCAGGTGCCGGATGGCCGGACCGTCGAGGCGGGTCACCTGCGCCACGTCGGGCGCGAAATAGGGATCGGAGATGACGACGACATCCGCCGCCTTGTCCAATGCCCCCGCCTCGGCAGCATCGCCGAACCGCCCATTCCAATCGAGCTTGCGCGTCCAGCCCCACCGGGTTTCATTGGGCAAGATGTCCCGGTCGAGCGTGGTCTGCGGCGCGATGGCCAGCACCCGCGCCCCCGGAACGCAGCGCGCATAGGTCAGCGCGCCGAAACCGCCCATCGAGGCACCGTAGAACAGAACCTCGTCGAACCGATCGAAGAAGCCCTGCTTCTGCAGGCTTTCGAAGGCATCATGCACGAAGTCCTGCCGATACCAGTTCGTGATCGTCGCCATCACCCCCAGCACCGAACAGCCAAGGGTTTCATGCAAGAACTTCATCCCCCAAGGTTCTCGCTGCACATCATCCCGAACGGTGGAGATATTGTCGAACGTGACCACGAGGCGCGTGCTGCCGGGAATGAACATCAGCGCATTTTCGGGCCCGCCCCAAAGGAACGCTCCCTCGGTCCGATCCACCCGAGCGCGCGCATCCGAGAAACGCGCATCTTCGACCTCTGCCGAGGCCGGCGGCTGCGGAGGCGCGGACAGGGGCAGCGGCTTGGAATGCTGATGCAGGGCCGCAGGTTGCGGAATGGGTTCCGGCGCCTTGGCAGCCACCGGCGCTGCAGGTTCCGGCTCGGGCGGCAGGATGCCATGGTCCCGCATGGCGACGAGCTCGGCCACTCGGGCCTCTTCCTCTTCCTCGCTCATCCGATTGGCTTCGGGCGACGGGATCGCGATGCCGACATCGTCCTCTTCGGTCTCATTCTCCTCATCGGTGGGGGAGAGATAGAGCGCGTCGGGATACGGAACCTCGGTGATGGAGTGGAACAGCGCCTCGTATCCGGGATCGGCGCGCAGGGTCGCGATCTTCTGACGGTGCCACGCCACAGCCTCGGCGTGCAGCCGCGACAGCGTTTCATCGGCGAGCAGGCGGTCCAATTCGGCGTGCAGCATCGGAAGGCGATCCACCATACGATCGTCTTCTTCGGTGTTGTAGTTGCGTCGGACCCAGTAATCCATGCCCTGATCTTGGTCGGTGTGGTTCACCCGGCCACGGTCGCGCTTCACGAGGAAGCTTTCGGCCGACCGGAGGACGTAATGGTTCAACGTCGCGAGCTGATAGCCCACCGACCGCTTCGTCGAGCGCCAGGTGTTGTTCGTCAGCAGCATCTCCGGCATCGCGCGGCCCGATCCGTTGACCCAGCGGACCTTGTCCACCTCCGACTCGCTGCGGATGTTCAACGGGCGGTGCACCCCGATCTTAGTATAGGGGGCGCTGCTGTGGATCATGGTCTTGAACCCCCACCCAAGGCGGGGCTTCGGAATGTATTCCGGCGCGCAGCGGATGAATTGTTCGATCACCGGGCGGTCCGGGTCGTAATTCCGAACGCCGCCATTGCCGAAGAACTTCCATGTGAAGGACATGACGTTCGGATAATTCGCCGCCTTCAGCAGATCCTTGAACGTACCATCCCCGACATGAATATTCAGGAATTCGTCGACATCGATGGTCAGCACCCAATCCGCATCGCGGATCACGGGCTGGTTCAGCGCATCCTTCAGCGCGACATGCTGCGGCTTCTGATCGCCCGACGGATCCCATGGATTGTCGAGGCGGGTCAGGATTCCCATCTCCTGCAGCCGATTCAGGATGTCGTTCGTGTTGTCCGCGCAGTCGTTGGTATAGACGAGGAAATCCGTAACCCCGATCGCGCGGTGATAGGCGATCCATTCGAGGATGAACGGCCCTTCGTTCTTCATGGAGGTCAGGACCGCGATGCGCTCATTGCCCATCGGCGCGTCCGGCGGTGCCAGCGCGCCGAGCTTCGTCGCGGTACGCTCCTCGAGGGAGTCGATCGCCTCTTGATAGACCTCTCTCTGGCGGAGGCTGCCGGAGCGGGGCGCGTCATCCTTCACCGCAGGCGGCACGATCACCGGACGGGGCGCAGGTGCGGGCGCCACCGGGGCGGGAATTTTCGCGGCGTCCGCTGGTACATTGACCGGATTGTGGATCAGGTCGCCGTAAAGTGCGGCCCGCTTGAGATTGGGAGTTTTCCCCAACTCGGCACGGGTGGGCGATCCGGGCGGCGGGCGGTCCGGCAGCGGCGCAAGGCGCGGGTCGATGTTGTGGCGCACGAGGGCCTGCCCGATGAAACTGTCGGGATGGGGGAAGCCTCGCTCCGCCGTCACGATCCGGCGGCTGACACGGCGGTTCCACAGGTGCACGCCATAGCAGCCTTCGGAAAAATCGTCCTGCGTCAGCGTGCCGGGGGTCAGCAGGTCGCGCCGATCCTTGAAGAGGATCGGATAGAAAGCCTCTTGGGGCAAGGTATGCTCCGCCTCACCCGTTTCCTTCAGGAAATGGGTCAGCGCCGCAGGTCCCCAGACACCCCATTTCAATTCGCTGACATGGACCGGCGTTCCGGCCTCCGCCGCCTCCACCAGACGCGCGCGCTCCTCCTCGTCCGCCCATGGCGGGATCGGATATTCGTCGCGGCAGAAGTTCAGAAGCTGCTTCAACGTCCGAGAGAACCTCGGCAAACCCAAAACGGCCCCGCAGATCAAATCGTTCGTCCGCTCCCACCCAAAGACGAACTGGCTGTCGAACGTCCAAGGGCGCATGCACAGCACATCCGCGTCGATCCAGATGACGTTCAGCATCTCCAGCAGCTTGTAGCGGAAGACGTCCGACACCAGCGCCGGCGAGCCGCTTTCCTTGTGCAGCACCATCTGCGAGGACGGATAGATCGCCTCGGCGTCCAGCACCTCCACGCCGGGCGGGGCGTTCGCGACATCGCCATAGGTGTAAAGCAGCGTCCGGTGCCCATGATCGACGAAGGACCGCAGGCAGACCTGTTCGAGATAGCTGATGTTCCCGCCAATCCATAGCGAAGCGACTGTCGGCAGACTCATGGGCGGAACCTCGGTTGGATAAGCGGGATGTCAGGGTGACGGGGATGCGGACTGGTCATGTGCAAACGACGATTCCCCTTCGCGCCGAACATGTCAGCGGATGCTTCGGCGATACCACGATGCGGCATCACGCGCCTGTGATGCGGCGCAAAATCAGTCTAGTCCGCCGCAGGCTCGTTTTTCAAGGCAACTTTGCCGCCGCGATGCCGCAGTCAGCGGCGCAGATATTCGTGCAGGATGCAGCGCGGGGCCGCAGTGCGCAGGGTGAGGC
This DNA window, taken from Falsirhodobacter algicola, encodes the following:
- the hemB gene encoding porphobilinogen synthase, whose amino-acid sequence is MRPTQASYPATRFRRNRRTDALRRLTQENVLTVNDLIWPVFVQDGTDTETEIASMPGVVRRSIDRLTRAVAEAAEMGIPAICLFPYTNPALRSETCEEAWNPDNLINRAIRAIKAEVPEIAVMTDVALDPYSSHGQDGLMKDGVVLNDESVEALVRMTLAQADAGADIIGPSDMMDGRIGMMRSALEKADHKTVAIMSYSAKYASSYYGPFRDAVGADATLKGDKKTYQMNPANSDEALRLVHRDLTEGADSVMVKPGMPYLDICRRVKEEFGVPTYAYQVSGEYAMHEAAARNGWLNGEAVMLESLLAFKRAGCDGILTYYAPRVARLLSRGL
- a CDS encoding YSC84-related protein codes for the protein MLNRRNFLAASGVTLALGACANGVNSSGGAMIDARVDVARDYLFQQYPGTRDLADRSAGVLFMPLITEAGLGIGGAYGRGALRINGATVDYYSAAKATVGFQIGAQQYAHALFFMTPASLAEFRSSSGWVAGADLRYAVPEQGGSIGKDTTEINPVIALVYGQSGLIAGATVAGTKYTRIIP
- a CDS encoding penicillin acylase family protein, giving the protein MIRIFRWLLRIFGALVCLGLIGLGIGYWFLARSLPDYSEDFTISGLSAPVEIVRNSNDVPHIFGSSDADVFRALGFAHAQDRLWQMTVLRRTAQGRLSEIFGERTLATDAMMRRLDLYGIAQRSVQAQDEQTQAALRAYADGVNDWIRQINLGARGRGAPEFFLFSNEIAAWQPADSIAILKLLALQMTSKAQDEVLRARMSLILSPEQLRDILPDDPQAPVMALPKYSELAPGVVPQYTPIRMAEDPLSPFHAAPFAGASNAWAAAPSRSAAGGSLLANDPHLPFSAPTIWYLARLTLSTGSVIGATIPGMPLILSGRSDGLGWGLTTAYVDDQDLHIEELSADHPGEYRTPDGWAPFRTERSIIQVKDAAPVTITLRWTDNGPVLPPSQFDAGTVTPPGHVMSLSWTGLQENDTSMTAAMGLMRAHDKTEAMEAGRLYVAPAQNLMLADQDGIALQTVGAIPARDARMPAQGRLPSPGWQPENRWQGIQPYENNPRQVDPPSGMLGNTNNKTVDRPFPDHVSFDWGDTERIQRWLSLMDAREVHTRESFIEAQQDTVSTTMRTILPLIGADMWFTGEAAPEGTPERMRQRALELLAAWNGDMNEHMPEPLIAQAWLSALQDRLIRDELGPMADQFAHIEPVFLERVFSDTDGAAAWCDVVQSAEKETCTDMARESLDDALLWLSEHYGRNIESWRWGDAHQATHDDPVLGNLPVLRYLVNIRQSTSGGDDTLNRGLTKARGPDPFLNVHGAGYRGVYDFADPDSSVFVTATGQSGHPLSRFYDDLGGLWRRGEYVPMSLDPELARAAAVGITHLTPP
- a CDS encoding glycosyltransferase family 2 protein, with product MAEARRLLITCMKNEGPFILDWLAHHVAIGFDHALVFTNDCDDGTVEVLDALAAAGVVTRLDNPYERMKGSPNPQKGALKYANRLPLVQKAEWVLVADVDEYVDIHVGDGSLDALFDATDGADAISMQWRLFGNDDVDAYEDRPITHQFSKCAPIYCPSPLQAWAVKTLFRGLTAGGGVFGKLGIHRPFGPAEGTPLRWVNGSGNLVPPEFFETGWRFGIRDHGYKLVTLNHYAVRSSQSFLVKRDRGRVNHVNRDQGLSYWTRMNFNMEECRSIRRMDDKAAAARQTLDALPGVRAAHDAAVTHHRTKIAALMEREDARAFYDEITSPERKLLSRHLSLLGRGDFDSGMPDLPPALLDTLRRIPVLT
- a CDS encoding glycosyltransferase family 2 protein: MSLPTVASLWIGGNISYLEQVCLRSFVDHGHRTLLYTYGDVANAPPGVEVLDAEAIYPSSQMVLHKESGSPALVSDVFRYKLLEMLNVIWIDADVLCMRPWTFDSQFVFGWERTNDLICGAVLGLPRFSRTLKQLLNFCRDEYPIPPWADEEERARLVEAAEAGTPVHVSELKWGVWGPAALTHFLKETGEAEHTLPQEAFYPILFKDRRDLLTPGTLTQDDFSEGCYGVHLWNRRVSRRIVTAERGFPHPDSFIGQALVRHNIDPRLAPLPDRPPPGSPTRAELGKTPNLKRAALYGDLIHNPVNVPADAAKIPAPVAPAPAPRPVIVPPAVKDDAPRSGSLRQREVYQEAIDSLEERTATKLGALAPPDAPMGNERIAVLTSMKNEGPFILEWIAYHRAIGVTDFLVYTNDCADNTNDILNRLQEMGILTRLDNPWDPSGDQKPQHVALKDALNQPVIRDADWVLTIDVDEFLNIHVGDGTFKDLLKAANYPNVMSFTWKFFGNGGVRNYDPDRPVIEQFIRCAPEYIPKPRLGWGFKTMIHSSAPYTKIGVHRPLNIRSESEVDKVRWVNGSGRAMPEMLLTNNTWRSTKRSVGYQLATLNHYVLRSAESFLVKRDRGRVNHTDQDQGMDYWVRRNYNTEEDDRMVDRLPMLHAELDRLLADETLSRLHAEAVAWHRQKIATLRADPGYEALFHSITEVPYPDALYLSPTDEENETEEDDVGIAIPSPEANRMSEEEEEARVAELVAMRDHGILPPEPEPAAPVAAKAPEPIPQPAALHQHSKPLPLSAPPQPPASAEVEDARFSDARARVDRTEGAFLWGGPENALMFIPGSTRLVVTFDNISTVRDDVQREPWGMKFLHETLGCSVLGVMATITNWYRQDFVHDAFESLQKQGFFDRFDEVLFYGASMGGFGALTYARCVPGARVLAIAPQTTLDRDILPNETRWGWTRKLDWNGRFGDAAEAGALDKAADVVVISDPYFAPDVAQVTRLDGPAIRHLRMPFFGHQLPNAFVNMGIMKTLVTSILDGDLTDARFYKMLRARRDLDRFQHDILMEAEQRGHLTLAVKVCDYTLKKRNAGNIRRTRRRLLATLQEAV